Proteins from a genomic interval of bacterium:
- a CDS encoding DUF1080 domain-containing protein has product MKRFLLVGVALLVALPLLLWAGFRLWLVNQPPDFRAQIEQLSPAEFGQALRHMVAPREPVDRAKYGRRPYPGRGDSPWVRRSALDGRPRILTAAFTEDVRAAWSAETAAPHLFWRGDVDYTGPVYDNAHGREPTSRGDAYWQPPATPAWSIETPTGWQVADVRWRGHGFDPGTGALWLRYDLRDPTARERTRTLVERPEIEGFAVDPAAGIERRFVLSPGPPVAFAIDEAAGLEVFQGVDPQDGRLVFPKDTRRARLVHRYATPTGPLEIAAAPEASDDPFARHDCHTCHNERERVVGPAWSEIALRHAGANRSVTVEQLVRRIREGGSGEWGDAMMTPHPHIPVAEAARLAEIILDTQPSEPPAVVVDTRGAEATWTFQSETQPAPETLHPSLATTPIHGGDFTPKVGGLAWLPDGRLAVSTWDPDGAVFAVDDWDGPRESVRVERIAEGLHEPLGLAVSGDALYVMQKQEITQLVDADGDGWTDEYRTIASDWAVTSNFHEFGFGLVAKDDALYAGLAVCVLNGGKSCRKQTADRGHVIRADVATGRVERIASGFRTPNGLALSPAGELFVTDNQGDWIPSSKLIRVERGARYGWRAPMDTTPPDSVAAPALWLPQNEVGNSPTQPLFLEEGPYAGQVLFGDIYNGGLKRGFLEEVDGTLQGAAFHFSGGFEAPVNRLVAAPGGGFVAGQIGSLGNWGEYGKPWFGLEVVRFTDEIAFEPASVSVRPDGFEIQLTRPLAEDARPAPEDFVARDWFYVPAEIYGGPKYDLRALTISRVTVSPDRRRLHLVLPELEAGRVVYLRLPPALRSEQGDPLWVDEAWYTLNALPVAAPSERDAPASQAEVPADAPAEEAPPSEPAEDARPPVAEAPTNALSEAERDAGWRLLFDGESFAGWKIYGADDDRIEHWEIDDGALHFTRDVSFAGLLWNHLNPFTRGAVDLMTVERFGDFELRIDWRISEGGNSGIFYLVPDESTTLSWDLALEMQVLDDAGHMDGEIERHRAGDLYDLQSLARNAARPVGEWNTARIRVEGDRVRHWLNDVLLADLLRGSPEWDAALAASKFDGTEGFGEALRGHIALQDHGDPVWFRNVKLLPLE; this is encoded by the coding sequence GTGAAGCGGTTCCTCCTCGTCGGCGTAGCACTCCTCGTCGCGCTCCCTCTCCTCCTCTGGGCCGGTTTCCGACTCTGGCTCGTGAACCAGCCGCCGGACTTCCGGGCCCAGATCGAGCAGCTCTCCCCCGCCGAGTTCGGACAGGCGCTCCGCCACATGGTCGCCCCACGCGAACCGGTCGACCGCGCGAAGTACGGACGCCGCCCCTACCCGGGCCGCGGCGACTCGCCCTGGGTCCGCCGCAGCGCCCTCGACGGTCGACCGCGGATCCTGACCGCTGCGTTCACCGAAGACGTCCGCGCGGCCTGGAGCGCGGAGACGGCGGCGCCCCACCTCTTCTGGCGCGGCGACGTCGACTACACCGGCCCCGTCTACGACAACGCCCACGGCCGGGAGCCGACGAGCCGCGGCGACGCCTACTGGCAGCCGCCCGCGACCCCCGCATGGTCGATCGAGACACCGACGGGGTGGCAGGTCGCCGACGTTCGTTGGCGCGGCCACGGCTTCGATCCCGGGACCGGCGCGCTCTGGCTCCGCTACGACCTGCGCGACCCCACGGCGCGGGAACGCACCCGGACGCTCGTCGAGCGACCGGAGATCGAGGGCTTCGCGGTCGATCCGGCCGCCGGAATCGAGCGCCGCTTCGTCCTCTCGCCGGGCCCGCCGGTCGCGTTCGCGATCGACGAGGCAGCCGGCCTCGAAGTCTTCCAGGGCGTCGACCCTCAGGACGGCCGCCTCGTCTTCCCGAAGGACACGCGACGCGCACGCCTGGTCCATCGCTACGCGACCCCGACCGGCCCGCTCGAGATCGCCGCAGCACCCGAGGCGAGCGACGACCCCTTCGCCCGCCACGACTGCCACACCTGCCACAACGAACGGGAGCGCGTCGTCGGGCCCGCCTGGAGCGAGATCGCGTTGCGACACGCCGGGGCGAACCGAAGCGTGACCGTCGAGCAGCTCGTACGCCGGATCCGCGAGGGCGGGAGCGGCGAATGGGGCGACGCCATGATGACGCCCCACCCTCACATCCCCGTCGCGGAAGCCGCCCGCCTCGCCGAGATCATCCTCGATACGCAGCCCTCGGAGCCGCCCGCCGTCGTCGTCGACACCCGCGGCGCCGAAGCGACCTGGACCTTCCAATCCGAGACGCAGCCGGCACCGGAGACACTCCACCCGAGCCTCGCGACGACGCCGATCCACGGCGGCGACTTCACGCCCAAGGTGGGCGGCCTCGCCTGGCTGCCCGACGGGCGGCTCGCCGTCTCGACCTGGGATCCCGACGGCGCGGTCTTCGCCGTCGACGACTGGGACGGACCGCGCGAGAGCGTCCGCGTCGAGCGGATCGCCGAGGGCCTGCACGAACCGCTCGGCCTCGCCGTCTCGGGCGACGCCCTCTACGTGATGCAGAAGCAGGAGATCACGCAGCTCGTCGACGCGGACGGCGACGGCTGGACCGACGAGTACCGCACGATCGCCTCCGACTGGGCGGTCACTTCGAACTTCCACGAATTCGGCTTCGGTCTCGTCGCCAAGGACGATGCGCTCTACGCGGGCCTCGCCGTGTGCGTCCTGAACGGCGGCAAGAGCTGTCGCAAGCAGACCGCCGACCGGGGTCACGTGATCCGCGCCGACGTCGCGACCGGCCGTGTCGAACGCATCGCCAGCGGATTCCGGACACCGAACGGCCTCGCCCTCTCCCCCGCCGGCGAGCTCTTCGTGACCGACAACCAGGGCGACTGGATCCCCTCGAGCAAGCTGATCCGGGTCGAGCGCGGAGCACGCTACGGCTGGCGCGCCCCGATGGACACGACCCCCCCGGACTCCGTCGCGGCGCCCGCCCTCTGGCTTCCCCAGAACGAGGTCGGCAACTCCCCGACCCAGCCCCTTTTCCTCGAAGAGGGTCCCTACGCGGGACAGGTTCTCTTCGGCGACATCTACAACGGCGGTCTCAAGCGCGGCTTCCTCGAAGAGGTCGACGGAACGCTCCAGGGCGCGGCCTTCCACTTCTCCGGTGGGTTCGAGGCGCCCGTCAACCGGCTGGTCGCTGCACCGGGCGGCGGCTTCGTCGCCGGACAGATCGGCAGCCTCGGCAACTGGGGCGAATACGGGAAGCCCTGGTTCGGCCTCGAAGTCGTCCGCTTCACCGACGAGATCGCTTTCGAGCCGGCCTCCGTCTCCGTCCGTCCCGACGGCTTCGAGATCCAGCTGACCCGGCCGCTCGCGGAGGACGCGCGGCCCGCGCCGGAAGACTTCGTCGCGCGCGACTGGTTCTACGTCCCCGCCGAGATCTACGGCGGCCCGAAATACGACCTCCGCGCGCTGACGATCTCCCGCGTCACGGTCTCGCCGGACCGGAGACGCCTCCACCTCGTGCTCCCCGAGCTCGAAGCGGGCCGCGTGGTCTACCTCCGTCTTCCGCCGGCGCTGCGATCCGAGCAGGGCGACCCGCTCTGGGTCGACGAGGCGTGGTACACGCTCAACGCGCTGCCCGTCGCGGCCCCCTCGGAACGAGACGCCCCCGCGTCGCAGGCCGAAGTCCCGGCCGACGCGCCCGCCGAGGAGGCGCCCCCGAGCGAGCCGGCGGAGGACGCCCGCCCGCCGGTCGCGGAAGCGCCCACGAACGCGCTCTCGGAAGCGGAGCGCGACGCCGGCTGGCGTCTTCTCTTCGACGGCGAGAGCTTCGCCGGCTGGAAGATCTACGGTGCCGACGACGACAGGATCGAACACTGGGAGATCGACGACGGCGCCCTCCACTTCACCCGCGACGTCTCGTTCGCCGGACTGCTCTGGAACCACCTGAATCCGTTCACCCGGGGTGCGGTCGATCTGATGACGGTCGAGCGCTTCGGCGACTTCGAGCTCCGGATCGACTGGCGGATCAGCGAGGGCGGCAACAGCGGGATCTTCTACCTCGTGCCCGACGAGTCGACGACGCTCTCCTGGGACCTCGCCCTCGAGATGCAGGTCCTCGACGACGCGGGCCACATGGACGGCGAGATCGAACGTCACCGCGCCGGGGACCTCTACGACCTCCAGTCCCTCGCCCGGAACGCCGCGCGGCCCGTGGGCGAATGGAACACGGCGCGAATCCGCGTCGAGGGAGACCGGGTCCGTCACTGGCTGAACGACGTCCTGCTCGCGGACCTCCTCCGCGGCAGCCCGGAATGGGACGCCGCCCTCGCCGCCAGCAAGTTCGACGGCACCGAAGGCTTCGGCGAAGCCTTGCGCGGACACATCGCGCTCCAGGACCACGGCGATCCCGTCTGGTTCCGGAACGTGAAGCTCCTGCCTCTCGAGTGA
- a CDS encoding TauD/TfdA family dioxygenase yields the protein MPTSLPSELTRFELTRAGALGAIVDGIDLKEPLSDEDFDALRHALAANEVLFFQNQFLDGDQQLALARRFGEPSLYPIEKLFGADEPGHQVIVDDAENPPGVDMWHTDVTWLERPPVVAFLTALEVPDWGGDTMWASTTQAYEALSPAMQKLLDGLECVHSCHEEFVEIAARKSGIPELADKIKAAYPALQHPLVRTHPETGKRSLFMTDRGVMHNIVGLPSDESDAILDFLDAHVDQPRFHVRWKWSPGELAIWDERTTLHRGVSDHYPRRRVIRRCTVDGEVPFFDPQREPDPGYVRAGEAA from the coding sequence ATGCCGACGTCCCTCCCTTCCGAGCTGACGCGCTTCGAGCTGACGCGCGCCGGTGCCCTCGGCGCGATCGTCGACGGGATCGACCTCAAGGAGCCGCTCTCGGACGAGGACTTCGATGCGCTGCGCCATGCGCTCGCCGCCAACGAGGTCCTGTTCTTCCAGAACCAGTTCCTGGACGGGGACCAGCAGCTCGCCCTCGCCCGGCGGTTCGGGGAACCTTCGCTCTATCCGATCGAGAAGCTCTTCGGCGCGGACGAGCCCGGCCATCAGGTGATCGTGGACGACGCGGAGAATCCGCCGGGCGTCGACATGTGGCACACCGACGTGACCTGGCTCGAGCGCCCGCCCGTGGTCGCCTTCCTGACGGCGCTCGAGGTGCCGGATTGGGGAGGCGACACGATGTGGGCCTCGACGACGCAGGCCTACGAGGCCCTGTCTCCCGCGATGCAGAAGCTCCTCGATGGACTCGAGTGCGTCCACTCGTGTCACGAGGAGTTCGTCGAGATCGCGGCGCGTAAGTCGGGGATCCCGGAGCTCGCCGACAAGATCAAGGCCGCCTATCCGGCGCTCCAACACCCGCTCGTCCGGACCCATCCGGAGACCGGCAAGCGGAGCCTCTTCATGACCGATCGCGGCGTCATGCACAACATCGTGGGGCTTCCCTCGGACGAGAGCGACGCGATCCTCGACTTCCTCGATGCCCACGTCGACCAGCCCCGCTTCCACGTCCGCTGGAAGTGGTCGCCGGGGGAGCTCGCGATCTGGGACGAGCGCACGACGCTCCATCGGGGCGTCTCGGACCACTACCCTCGGCGCCGCGTGATCCGACGCTGCACCGTCGACGGCGAAGTGCCCTTCTTCGACCCGCAGCGCGAGCCCGACCCCGGCTACGTCCGGGCCGGCGAAGCCGCTTGA
- a CDS encoding amidohydrolase family protein, whose protein sequence is MGFPDDIGIIDCGVGFPYTDVEKKKAAYEFMRPLYKDKETLDQMEFPAEYMFKNVPDIVPPDTDVVEWTLAEMDNWGVQVGMCSLSDNGIEAKKRHPDRFVLTMEATNTNDVMGTVRQIKEAKAEHDIVAVGCFPCGQFPQVPICDPKMYPLYATCVELDLPLFMNAGIVGPRMPSYPQHVEHLDRVCYDFPELTLVTRHGCEPWEKLAMKLMLKWPGLHYCTSAFAPKHYPEEIVKYANTRGADKILYCGYFPAGISLERQFTEMREFNPFKDPVWPKFLRDNALRVLKLDEKLGLEKASE, encoded by the coding sequence ATGGGTTTTCCCGACGACATCGGCATCATCGACTGCGGCGTAGGCTTCCCCTACACGGACGTCGAGAAGAAGAAGGCGGCGTACGAGTTCATGCGCCCGCTCTACAAGGACAAGGAAACGCTGGACCAGATGGAGTTCCCGGCGGAGTACATGTTCAAGAACGTGCCCGACATCGTCCCCCCCGACACGGACGTGGTCGAGTGGACCCTCGCCGAGATGGACAATTGGGGCGTCCAGGTCGGAATGTGCAGTCTCTCCGACAACGGCATCGAGGCGAAGAAGCGCCATCCCGACCGCTTCGTGCTCACGATGGAAGCCACCAACACGAACGACGTGATGGGCACCGTCCGCCAGATCAAGGAAGCCAAGGCCGAGCACGACATCGTCGCCGTCGGTTGCTTCCCGTGCGGCCAGTTTCCGCAGGTGCCGATCTGCGATCCGAAGATGTACCCGCTCTACGCGACGTGCGTCGAGCTCGACCTCCCGCTCTTCATGAACGCCGGGATCGTCGGCCCCCGCATGCCCAGCTACCCGCAACACGTCGAGCACCTCGACCGCGTCTGTTACGACTTCCCCGAGCTCACCCTCGTGACCCGTCACGGCTGCGAGCCCTGGGAGAAGCTCGCGATGAAGCTCATGCTCAAGTGGCCGGGCCTCCACTACTGCACGAGTGCCTTCGCGCCGAAGCACTACCCCGAAGAGATCGTGAAGTACGCGAACACCCGCGGTGCGGACAAGATCCTCTACTGCGGCTACTTCCCCGCCGGCATCTCCCTGGAACGTCAGTTCACCGAGATGCGGGAGTTCAATCCGTTCAAGGACCCGGTCTGGCCGAAGTTCCTGCGCGACAACGCCCTCCGGGTCCTGAAGCTCGACGAGAAGCTGGGGCTCGAGAAGGCCTCCGAGTAA
- a CDS encoding peptidylprolyl isomerase, whose product MSRRPVIACALALAAIALLSLPASAGHHEAGESGKKPEAPAPHRLSDEDLTRVTTNATETAPEKFKVEFDTTKGKIVLEVHREWSPNGVDRFYNLVKIGYYEDIAFFRVIQGFMAQFGLHGDPRVTRVWNRRAIKDDPVKQSNLRGYVTFAKRNQRNSRTTQLFINLVDNKGLDRQGFAPFAQVVEGMDIVDSIFAVGEGGPRGPGPNQRQITAQGNAYLKKQFPKLDYLKSARIVE is encoded by the coding sequence ATGTCCCGTCGTCCCGTCATCGCCTGCGCCCTCGCCCTCGCCGCGATCGCCCTCCTCTCGCTTCCGGCCTCGGCCGGCCACCACGAAGCCGGGGAGTCCGGGAAGAAGCCCGAAGCGCCGGCACCGCACAGGCTCTCGGACGAAGACCTGACGCGCGTGACCACCAACGCGACCGAGACCGCGCCGGAGAAGTTCAAGGTCGAGTTCGACACGACGAAAGGGAAGATCGTCCTCGAGGTCCACCGCGAGTGGTCACCGAACGGCGTCGATCGCTTCTACAACCTGGTGAAGATCGGCTACTACGAAGACATCGCCTTCTTCCGGGTCATCCAGGGCTTCATGGCCCAGTTCGGCCTTCACGGCGATCCGCGCGTGACCCGCGTCTGGAATCGACGCGCGATCAAGGACGACCCGGTCAAACAGTCGAACCTGCGTGGCTACGTCACTTTCGCGAAGCGCAACCAGCGGAACTCGCGGACGACGCAGCTCTTCATCAACCTGGTCGACAACAAGGGACTCGATCGGCAGGGCTTCGCGCCCTTCGCCCAGGTCGTCGAGGGCATGGACATCGTCGATTCGATCTTTGCGGTCGGCGAAGGCGGCCCCCGCGGTCCCGGCCCCAACCAGCGTCAGATCACCGCCCAGGGCAACGCCTACCTGAAGAAGCAGTTCCCGAAGCTCGACTACCTGAAGAGCGCGCGCATCGTCGAGTAG
- a CDS encoding NAD(P)/FAD-dependent oxidoreductase: MADGARTREDLRITIMGAGPGGLCMAIKLREAGFENFTIVEKGDQIGGTWNWNRYPGCACDIPSHLYSFSFDVKPDWSRPYAPQPEILEYLEGIAEKYGILPFCRFGQGVERANWDDGTSTWTVTLADGSKLESDVLVSAIGMFNSIVMPDIPGLDEFEGTVFHSSRWDWEHSLEGETVGVIGSAASAVQLVPEIVKEAGQVHMFQRTANWVLPKEDDPYTEEQLEHFRNDPSAAAEVRQTIFDGIETGQAFYDRAVREETQKVVLDALAVVEDPEVREKLVPTHEWGCKRPLFSNDYYAAFNRENLELVTEGIERITKDGVVTADGRERRLDTLVLATGFSSIEYLSAISVTGRGGLDLEDAWSDGAVAYQGVTTSGFPNLFMLYGPNTNQGSLITMIEWEVDHAVDHIERIVEENLAWVDVRADLQAAYNEQMQKDIEAVEPWTDGCNNYYRHESGRVVTQWPKNMTAYRELISEIDPDAFETQKR; this comes from the coding sequence ATGGCGGACGGCGCTCGCACGCGCGAAGACCTTCGGATCACGATCATGGGCGCCGGCCCCGGCGGCCTCTGCATGGCGATCAAGCTGCGCGAAGCCGGATTCGAGAACTTCACGATCGTGGAGAAGGGCGACCAGATCGGCGGGACCTGGAACTGGAATCGCTATCCCGGCTGCGCCTGCGACATCCCGTCCCACCTCTATTCCTTCTCCTTCGACGTGAAGCCCGACTGGTCGCGGCCGTACGCGCCCCAGCCCGAGATCCTCGAATACCTCGAAGGCATCGCCGAGAAGTACGGGATCCTGCCCTTCTGCCGTTTCGGTCAGGGCGTGGAGCGAGCGAACTGGGACGACGGGACGTCGACCTGGACGGTCACCCTCGCCGATGGGTCGAAGCTCGAGTCGGACGTCCTGGTGAGTGCGATCGGCATGTTCAACTCGATCGTGATGCCCGACATCCCGGGCCTCGACGAATTCGAGGGCACCGTGTTCCATTCCTCGCGCTGGGACTGGGAGCACTCCCTCGAAGGCGAGACCGTCGGTGTGATCGGCTCCGCAGCGAGTGCGGTCCAGCTCGTGCCCGAGATCGTGAAAGAGGCCGGGCAGGTCCACATGTTCCAACGCACGGCCAACTGGGTCCTTCCCAAGGAGGACGACCCGTACACCGAGGAGCAGCTCGAGCACTTCCGCAACGACCCGAGCGCGGCCGCGGAGGTTCGACAGACGATCTTCGACGGGATCGAGACCGGGCAGGCCTTCTACGACCGCGCGGTACGGGAAGAGACCCAGAAGGTCGTGCTCGACGCGCTGGCCGTCGTCGAGGATCCCGAGGTCCGCGAGAAGCTGGTGCCGACCCACGAGTGGGGCTGCAAGCGACCGCTCTTCTCGAACGACTACTACGCCGCCTTCAACCGCGAGAACCTCGAGCTCGTGACCGAGGGGATCGAGCGGATCACGAAGGACGGCGTCGTCACCGCCGACGGTCGCGAGCGGAGGCTCGACACCCTCGTCCTGGCGACGGGCTTCTCGTCGATCGAGTACCTGTCGGCGATTTCGGTGACCGGTCGTGGCGGTCTCGATCTCGAGGACGCCTGGTCCGACGGGGCCGTCGCCTACCAGGGCGTCACGACTTCGGGCTTCCCCAACCTCTTCATGCTCTACGGACCGAACACGAACCAGGGATCCCTGATCACGATGATCGAATGGGAGGTCGATCACGCGGTCGATCACATCGAGCGGATCGTGGAGGAGAACCTCGCCTGGGTCGACGTCCGCGCCGATCTCCAGGCCGCGTACAACGAGCAGATGCAGAAGGACATCGAGGCGGTGGAGCCGTGGACCGACGGCTGCAACAACTACTACCGCCACGAAAGCGGTCGCGTCGTGACGCAGTGGCCCAAGAACATGACGGCCTACCGCGAGCTGATCTCCGAGATCGACCCGGACGCCTTCGAAACGCAGAAGCGCTAG
- a CDS encoding ubiquinone biosynthesis protein COQ4, protein MAQDPNRTDFRSRLRRLRGLIRSLVAIARDPEQTAHGAHLVMHFDRENTEERYRSFLEEPVGRAIAEGAPSLFDLLTDRASLARLPSGSLGRTYLEFMQREDISTEALDEAVAPVEREVHGERGLAFRRFQQHGRASHDLWHVLTGYHRDLLGEAQLIAFSVPQTGSPSFEWLRRLTEFGIGRRVPGGRELIRLADERGRRTRPLLTVDWAPLLPRPIAEVREILGMGSPPTYTRYVQAPSGRGLVPEGARS, encoded by the coding sequence ATGGCCCAGGATCCGAACCGAACCGATTTCCGCTCCCGCCTCCGTCGGCTGCGTGGGCTGATTCGGTCCCTCGTGGCGATCGCGCGGGATCCGGAACAGACCGCCCACGGCGCCCACCTCGTGATGCATTTCGATCGGGAGAACACGGAAGAGCGCTACCGGTCCTTCCTCGAAGAACCGGTCGGACGTGCGATCGCGGAGGGCGCGCCCTCGCTCTTCGACCTTCTGACGGACCGCGCTTCGCTCGCCCGTCTGCCCTCGGGCTCCCTCGGGCGGACCTATCTCGAGTTCATGCAACGCGAAGACATCTCGACCGAAGCGCTCGACGAAGCGGTCGCGCCGGTCGAGAGGGAAGTGCACGGCGAGCGGGGACTCGCCTTTCGACGGTTCCAGCAGCACGGGCGCGCCTCCCATGATCTCTGGCACGTCCTGACGGGCTACCACCGCGACCTGCTGGGCGAAGCCCAGCTGATCGCCTTCAGCGTGCCCCAGACCGGGAGTCCATCCTTCGAGTGGCTGCGTCGCCTCACCGAGTTCGGGATCGGACGCCGCGTACCGGGCGGCCGCGAGCTGATCCGTCTCGCCGACGAGCGCGGGCGACGCACTCGCCCCCTTCTGACCGTCGACTGGGCGCCCCTGCTTCCGCGCCCGATCGCCGAGGTGCGCGAGATCCTGGGGATGGGATCACCGCCGACCTACACCCGGTACGTGCAGGCCCCCTCCGGTCGTGGTCTCGTGCCCGAGGGGGCTCGATCGTGA
- a CDS encoding AraC family transcriptional regulator — protein MVVDRAETIRPESGQTCAIRTLSTLVSALDRWNVDVDAVLATAGLAVDEIDDWERRITVTQYVTVWRAAHGATGDDAIGLHVLEGFDLQDVLSNIVYIASSSATPREAFERVSPFIRQHHTGMRVDLFEDAGRTFCRMDASCWAGERMLVDHFVGLMVKIAPHVVGAQRLEEVWFRHAEPAYGDEYARILDATVRFDMPHDAVVGLPADLDRPLPRADEVLCTMLERQAADALERLPRISTFASSVRARIESLLSTGDLTAERVADSLGLSARTLRRRLRDEGVTYQALLDGVRCERARAALARPGASVGEVAFELGFSDTSAFHKAFRRWTGQRPSDVAAEASEP, from the coding sequence ATGGTGGTCGACCGCGCTGAAACGATCCGGCCCGAGTCGGGGCAGACCTGTGCGATTCGCACGCTGTCGACCCTCGTCTCCGCGCTCGATCGGTGGAACGTCGACGTCGATGCGGTGCTGGCCACCGCGGGCCTCGCAGTCGACGAGATCGACGATTGGGAGAGGCGCATCACCGTCACTCAGTACGTGACCGTCTGGCGCGCCGCGCACGGGGCGACCGGTGACGACGCGATCGGTCTCCACGTGCTGGAGGGCTTCGACCTTCAGGACGTGCTCAGCAACATCGTCTACATCGCCTCTTCCAGCGCGACGCCGAGAGAGGCCTTCGAACGCGTCTCGCCCTTCATCCGCCAGCACCACACCGGCATGCGGGTGGACCTCTTCGAGGACGCGGGTCGGACCTTCTGTCGGATGGACGCTTCCTGCTGGGCCGGCGAGCGGATGCTCGTCGACCATTTCGTGGGCCTGATGGTCAAGATCGCACCCCACGTCGTCGGGGCGCAGCGCCTCGAGGAAGTCTGGTTCCGTCACGCGGAGCCCGCGTATGGCGACGAGTACGCGCGGATCCTCGACGCGACGGTTCGTTTCGACATGCCTCACGACGCGGTGGTCGGTCTTCCCGCCGATCTCGACCGGCCGCTGCCGCGGGCCGACGAAGTGCTCTGCACGATGCTGGAGCGACAGGCGGCCGACGCGCTCGAGCGGCTGCCCCGGATCTCGACCTTCGCGAGCTCGGTGCGCGCGCGGATCGAGTCGCTGCTCTCGACGGGCGACCTGACGGCGGAGCGCGTGGCGGACTCGCTCGGTCTCTCGGCACGCACGCTAAGGCGCCGACTCCGGGACGAAGGCGTGACCTACCAGGCCCTGCTCGACGGGGTCCGCTGCGAGCGGGCCCGCGCGGCGCTCGCCCGGCCCGGGGCCTCGGTCGGGGAGGTCGCGTTCGAGCTCGGGTTCTCCGATACCTCGGCTTTCCACAAGGCCTTCCGTCGCTGGACCGGCCAACGGCCGAGTGACGTCGCGGCAGAGGCGAGCGAGCCGTAG
- a CDS encoding cupin domain-containing protein — protein MPIDPGPHDLDRLRPILAPDGNATLHETSPDFYQKLDDEFPTFKGHHLIQKFDFDSPWPTWEMHPEADEFVYLLSGDVEFRVKAPGASETRIRVSKPGCYVMVPRGHWHTAEPLQPTSMLFVTAGEGTRNEIEPPE, from the coding sequence ATGCCCATCGATCCCGGCCCCCACGATCTCGACCGCTTGCGCCCGATTCTCGCGCCCGACGGGAACGCGACCCTCCACGAGACGTCCCCGGACTTCTATCAGAAGCTCGACGACGAGTTTCCGACGTTCAAGGGTCATCATCTCATCCAGAAATTCGACTTCGATTCGCCCTGGCCGACCTGGGAAATGCACCCGGAGGCCGACGAATTCGTGTACCTCCTCTCAGGAGACGTGGAGTTCCGGGTCAAGGCGCCCGGGGCGTCCGAGACGAGGATCCGCGTTTCGAAGCCCGGGTGTTACGTGATGGTGCCGCGCGGGCATTGGCATACCGCGGAGCCGCTTCAGCCGACGTCGATGCTCTTCGTCACGGCCGGAGAGGGCACCCGGAACGAAATCGAGCCCCCCGAGTAG